A single genomic interval of Helianthus annuus cultivar XRQ/B chromosome 6, HanXRQr2.0-SUNRISE, whole genome shotgun sequence harbors:
- the LOC118479620 gene encoding NDR1/HIN1-like protein 10: MTFRNPNCRLGIYYDKIEANGLYHGVRFSTVDVVGFYLGHKKGNNVSAVFKGEQVVSGVKGKYEAENGDGVFKIDLKLRLKIRFKVWCMKTPKFKPKFDCEGFVEC, translated from the coding sequence ATGACGTTCCGTAACCCTAACTGCCGGTTAGGGATCTATTACGATAAGATAGAAGCTAACGGTTTGTATCACGGCGTTAGGTTTTCAACGGTGGATGTGGTAGGGTTTTATTTAGGGCATAAGAAGGGGAACAATGTGAGTGCAGTGTTTAAAGGGGAACAGGTTGTGAGTGGTGTGAAAGGGAAGTATGAGGCTGAGAATGGTGATGgtgttttcaaaattgatttgaAGTTGAGGTTGAAGATTAGGTTTAAAGTGTGGTGTATGAAAACGCCCAAATTTAAGCCCAAATTTGACTGTGAAGGTTTCGTTGAGTGTTGA